The following coding sequences lie in one Rhodospirillaceae bacterium genomic window:
- the ybgC gene encoding tol-pal system-associated acyl-CoA thioesterase, with the protein MTDAGAVPNPDLPVGLATASDPVHVFPVRVYYEDTDAGGIVYYANYLKFAERARTELLRRTGRQQFDLLREQGIGFTVRSCRAEYLAPARLDDILEVRSTVTEVLGASMRMSQGIWRGGQLLCDLRLRIAVMNREGRPTRIPIDIRRALQSRVVPSPSSDEEAGDPGCGGAPPEPRAPQDCHTSAVDPSTDPN; encoded by the coding sequence ATGACTGACGCCGGCGCAGTTCCGAACCCGGACCTTCCGGTCGGCCTGGCGACCGCCTCAGATCCCGTGCACGTTTTTCCGGTCCGCGTTTACTATGAGGATACGGACGCCGGCGGCATCGTCTATTACGCCAACTACCTCAAATTTGCCGAACGGGCGCGGACCGAACTGCTGCGCCGGACGGGCCGGCAGCAATTCGACCTGCTGCGCGAGCAGGGCATCGGTTTCACCGTGCGCTCGTGCCGGGCCGAATACCTGGCGCCGGCGCGGCTCGACGACATTCTCGAAGTCCGCAGCACGGTAACCGAAGTGCTGGGCGCCAGCATGCGCATGAGCCAGGGAATCTGGCGCGGCGGCCAGCTGCTGTGCGATCTGCGTCTGCGGATCGCGGTCATGAACCGGGAAGGCCGGCCGACACGCATCCCGATCGACATCCGCAGGGCGTTGCAGTCCCGTGTCGTTCCATCGCCGTCAAGCGACGAAGAGGCGGGAGATCCGGGCTGCGGCGGCGCGCCGCCGGAGCCCCGGGCGCCGCAGGATTGCCACACTTCTGCGGTTGACCCGTCAACCGACCCAAACTGA
- the ruvB gene encoding Holliday junction branch migration DNA helicase RuvB → MASEQDTRMVSGDSSAVEGDDPSLRPVRLDDFVGQRDMRANLRVFVEAARARREAMDHVLFHGPPGLGKTTLAHIVARELGVGFRGTSGPVIARAGDLAAILTNLQPREVLFIDEIHRLNPAVEELLYPAMEDYQLDLVIGEGPAARSVRIDLPRFTLVGATTRAGLLTTPLRERFGIPLRLDFYDVDDLAVIVARAAALLNLRLSPDGAREIAARSRGTPRIASRLLRRVRDFAAVDGAAEVGAGEADSALARLDVDKAGLDRMDHRYLACIAEKYGGGPVGVETIAAVLSEQRDAIEDVIEPYLVREGLVQRTPRGRMLATDGWKALGMTPPPTAPDQFELLAGGQDD, encoded by the coding sequence ATGGCGAGCGAACAGGACACCCGCATGGTTTCCGGCGATTCGTCGGCCGTAGAAGGCGACGACCCGTCACTCCGGCCCGTGCGGCTCGACGACTTCGTCGGCCAGCGGGACATGCGCGCCAACCTGCGCGTTTTCGTCGAGGCGGCGCGCGCGCGCCGGGAGGCGATGGACCATGTCCTGTTTCACGGCCCGCCGGGCCTCGGCAAGACCACGCTTGCGCACATCGTGGCGCGCGAACTGGGTGTCGGGTTCCGGGGTACCTCCGGCCCCGTGATCGCGCGCGCCGGCGACCTGGCGGCGATCCTGACCAACCTTCAGCCCCGCGAAGTGCTGTTTATCGACGAGATCCACCGCCTCAATCCGGCGGTCGAGGAACTGCTCTACCCGGCCATGGAGGACTACCAGCTCGACCTGGTGATCGGTGAGGGGCCGGCCGCCCGCTCGGTGCGGATCGACCTGCCGCGTTTCACCCTGGTCGGCGCCACGACCCGGGCCGGCCTGCTCACCACGCCGTTGCGCGAGCGCTTCGGCATTCCGCTGCGGCTGGATTTCTACGATGTCGACGACCTGGCCGTGATCGTGGCGCGGGCCGCGGCGCTGCTGAACCTGCGGCTGTCGCCGGACGGGGCGCGGGAAATCGCAGCACGCTCCCGCGGCACGCCGCGGATCGCGTCGCGGCTGCTGCGGCGGGTCCGGGATTTCGCCGCGGTCGACGGCGCCGCCGAGGTCGGCGCGGGGGAGGCCGATTCGGCGCTGGCGCGGCTCGATGTCGACAAGGCCGGCCTCGACCGCATGGACCATCGCTATCTGGCCTGCATCGCCGAAAAATACGGCGGCGGCCCGGTCGGGGTCGAGACGATCGCCGCCGTGCTCTCCGAGCAGCGCGACGCCATCGAGGATGTCATCGAACCCTATCTGGTCCGCGAAGGGCTGGTGCAGCGGACGCCGCGCGGCCGGATGCTGGCGACGGACGGGTGGAAGGCCCTGGGCATGACGCCGCCGCCCACGGCGCCCGATCAGTTCGAGCTGCTGGCGGGCGGACAGGATGACTGA
- the tolB gene encoding Tol-Pal system beta propeller repeat protein TolB yields MPFHPPISRLCRRLVLAGLLAAIVPAAAGAQLIIRIDDPNFEPLPIAIVAPQASAGEERTTAEQIAGVVTGNLERSGLFRAIDPDAFVQRDGSEVLAPRFNDWKGIGADALVTGRVFHRTNGDVRIEFRLWDVSTGRQLVGRALETRRVNWRRLAHKMSDAIYQRLTGESGYFDTRIVYVAESGPVLSRVKRLAIMDQDGANHRYLTNGENLVLTPRFAPSVQEITYLEFVGQKPRVYILDIDTGQREIVGDFNGMTFAPRFSPDGNKIVLSMSRDGNAEIFAMDLRTRATERLTNHQAIDTSPSFSPDGSKIAFDSDRSGRQKIYVMNADGSSVRRISNRPGRYATPVWSPRGDLIAFTKILEGVFYIGVMQPDGEGERILAQGYLTEGPTWSPNGRVLMYYKKQRGGTAQLYSIDLTGRNERLVETPVSASDPAWSPLLKN; encoded by the coding sequence ATGCCGTTTCACCCGCCGATATCCCGTTTGTGCCGCCGGCTGGTCCTGGCCGGCCTGCTCGCCGCGATCGTGCCGGCCGCGGCCGGCGCCCAACTGATCATCCGGATCGACGATCCGAACTTCGAGCCGCTGCCCATCGCCATCGTGGCGCCGCAGGCTTCGGCCGGCGAAGAACGCACGACCGCGGAGCAGATCGCCGGCGTCGTGACCGGCAATCTCGAAAGGTCGGGCCTGTTTCGCGCGATCGATCCGGATGCCTTCGTCCAGCGCGACGGGTCAGAGGTGCTTGCGCCGCGGTTCAACGACTGGAAGGGGATCGGCGCCGACGCGCTGGTTACCGGCAGGGTCTTTCACCGGACCAACGGCGACGTCCGGATCGAATTCCGCCTGTGGGACGTCTCGACTGGCCGGCAGCTGGTCGGTCGGGCCCTCGAGACGCGCCGGGTCAACTGGCGCCGGCTGGCGCACAAGATGTCCGACGCCATCTACCAGCGGCTCACCGGAGAAAGCGGCTATTTCGATACGCGGATCGTCTACGTCGCCGAATCCGGGCCTGTGCTGAGCCGGGTCAAGCGCCTGGCGATCATGGACCAGGACGGCGCCAACCACCGATACCTGACGAACGGCGAAAATCTGGTGCTGACGCCGCGTTTCGCGCCCTCGGTCCAGGAAATCACCTACCTGGAATTTGTCGGTCAGAAGCCGCGCGTCTACATCCTCGACATCGATACCGGGCAGCGCGAGATCGTCGGCGACTTCAACGGCATGACCTTCGCGCCGCGCTTCTCGCCCGACGGTAACAAGATCGTCCTGTCCATGTCGCGCGACGGCAATGCGGAAATCTTCGCCATGGACCTGCGGACGCGCGCCACCGAGCGGCTGACGAACCACCAGGCCATCGATACCTCGCCTTCCTTTTCGCCGGACGGATCCAAGATCGCCTTCGATTCCGACCGCAGCGGCCGGCAGAAAATCTATGTCATGAACGCCGACGGCAGCAGCGTGCGCAGGATCAGCAACCGGCCGGGCCGCTACGCGACGCCGGTGTGGTCCCCGCGCGGCGACCTGATCGCCTTCACCAAGATACTGGAGGGCGTATTCTACATCGGCGTGATGCAGCCGGACGGCGAAGGGGAGCGCATCCTGGCCCAGGGCTACCTGACCGAGGGCCCGACCTGGTCGCCGAACGGAAGGGTGCTGATGTACTACAAGAAGCAGCGTGGCGGGACGGCGCAGTTGTATTCGATCGATCTGACCGGCAGGAACGAGCGGCTGGTCGAGACGCCTGTTTCGGCTTCGGATCCGGCATGGTCGCCGCTGCTGAAAAACTAG
- the tolR gene encoding protein TolR: protein MAAAPVRRGRARRSYQPMSEINVTPFVDVMLVLLVIFMVTAPLLTVAVPVDLPKAKAAAIGKPDKPLIVSVRADGTVFLQETRMDTATLIARLRAIARVRDNPRIFVRGDKAVPYGRVMQVMSSISTAGFPKVALVAEDGKE, encoded by the coding sequence ATGGCAGCCGCACCGGTCCGGCGCGGGCGCGCACGCCGCAGCTACCAGCCGATGTCCGAGATCAATGTGACTCCGTTCGTCGATGTGATGCTGGTGCTCCTGGTCATCTTCATGGTGACGGCGCCCCTTCTGACGGTCGCCGTCCCGGTCGACCTGCCCAAGGCCAAGGCTGCCGCGATCGGCAAGCCCGACAAACCGCTGATCGTCAGCGTCCGGGCCGATGGAACGGTCTTCCTGCAGGAAACGCGAATGGATACCGCAACCCTGATCGCGCGGCTGCGCGCGATCGCCCGGGTGCGCGACAATCCCCGGATCTTCGTGCGCGGCGACAAGGCGGTGCCCTACGGCCGGGTCATGCAGGTCATGAGTTCGATTTCGACCGCCGGCTTCCCGAAAGTCGCGCTCGTCGCAGAAGACGGCAAGGAATAG
- the tilS gene encoding tRNA lysidine(34) synthetase TilS — translation MAAGSDPVPNPVGAAEFARLIGQLGPFEPAPHLAVAISGGRDSLALGLLAHDWAAANNGRITGLIVDHGLRRGSAGEAARTHETLDRSGIAAVILKASGRPRKNLQAWARAARYTLMEDWCRSAGVLHLLMAHQRNDQAETVLANLTRNTGVQGMAGMAAVRELPACRILRPLLVVPRGRLTATLEARNVAWIDDPSNRDRRFRRVRLRERLDRGREGPELAARAVAAGRARQCFDRRVAELLAASVFPDNQQAVLDRTALRQAEPEIAAAAVAALIHWTGNAPAPPRTERLAGHVRWLCGEARLGRRTIGGCAVRLEGGRAILAPEPGRSKDGARHGERTDRPALAPAAFEPAVPATAPGAADAPFPPVASAGLDPTFPYLE, via the coding sequence TTGGCTGCCGGGTCTGACCCGGTCCCTAACCCGGTCGGGGCTGCGGAATTTGCTCGCCTGATCGGGCAGCTGGGCCCGTTCGAACCCGCACCGCATCTTGCCGTCGCCATTTCCGGCGGCCGCGACAGCCTCGCCCTCGGCCTCCTGGCACATGACTGGGCCGCCGCCAACAACGGGCGCATCACCGGCCTGATCGTCGATCACGGCCTGCGCCGTGGCTCCGCCGGCGAAGCGGCCCGGACGCACGAGACGCTCGACCGGTCGGGCATTGCCGCCGTCATCCTGAAAGCATCGGGCCGGCCGCGGAAGAACCTTCAGGCCTGGGCGCGCGCCGCGCGATACACCTTGATGGAAGACTGGTGCCGGAGCGCCGGCGTGCTGCACCTGCTGATGGCGCATCAACGCAACGACCAGGCGGAAACCGTGCTTGCCAACCTGACGCGCAACACGGGCGTGCAGGGCATGGCCGGCATGGCCGCCGTGCGCGAGCTTCCGGCATGCCGGATCCTGCGACCCCTGCTTGTCGTACCGCGCGGCCGGCTAACGGCGACCCTGGAAGCCCGGAACGTCGCCTGGATCGACGATCCGTCGAACCGGGACCGGCGTTTCCGCCGCGTCCGCCTGCGCGAACGACTGGATCGCGGCCGCGAAGGCCCGGAGCTGGCGGCGCGGGCGGTAGCCGCCGGAAGGGCGCGGCAATGTTTCGATCGCCGGGTGGCCGAATTGCTCGCGGCCTCGGTCTTTCCGGACAACCAGCAGGCCGTGCTCGACCGCACGGCGTTGCGGCAGGCCGAGCCGGAAATCGCCGCCGCCGCCGTCGCCGCCCTGATCCACTGGACCGGCAACGCGCCGGCGCCGCCGCGGACGGAACGGCTGGCCGGCCATGTGCGCTGGCTGTGCGGCGAGGCCCGGCTCGGCCGCAGAACGATCGGGGGATGCGCCGTCCGGCTGGAAGGCGGCCGGGCGATACTGGCCCCCGAACCCGGGCGGTCGAAGGACGGTGCGCGCCACGGCGAGAGGACGGACCGCCCTGCCCTGGCGCCTGCAGCGTTCGAGCCCGCCGTCCCGGCGACGGCGCCGGGCGCTGCCGATGCGCCGTTTCCGCCGGTTGCGTCTGCTGGACTCGATCCCACATTCCCTTATCTTGAATAA
- the ybgF gene encoding tol-pal system protein YbgF: MTARQGACRAAIALLVGLGSAVGPSLPVAQAQVSRADVDDLRFRLRRLERDFNALRGGDRDIPSSLATRFQNRLNQMERTIQSLTDRVEDLIHRVEKLEKERKTFETDTDFRLGRLEKRGGVKADAERSKPAPADVAGLKQDSAGQDGTGADSARKEPAVASAPSILPPGKEIEQYRFAIGELRQARYDRAAEAFQEFLRRHPKGRFAGNAYYWLGETYYAQQNYRLAAIRFADGFKKFPKHPKAPDNLLKLGMSMAHLKKTKEACASWAELKRRYPSAPSYVKRKAAQERKKLGCRV, from the coding sequence ATGACGGCGAGGCAAGGCGCCTGCCGGGCGGCGATCGCCCTTTTGGTCGGCCTCGGCTCGGCCGTGGGCCCTTCCCTGCCGGTGGCGCAGGCGCAGGTGTCGCGCGCCGACGTCGACGATCTGAGATTTCGGCTCCGCCGCCTCGAGCGGGACTTCAACGCGCTGCGGGGTGGCGACCGGGACATCCCCTCGTCCCTGGCGACCCGGTTCCAGAACCGGCTGAACCAGATGGAACGGACGATCCAGAGCCTCACCGACAGAGTCGAGGACCTGATCCATCGCGTTGAAAAGCTGGAGAAGGAGCGCAAGACGTTCGAGACCGACACCGATTTCCGCCTCGGCCGGCTGGAAAAGCGAGGCGGCGTGAAAGCGGACGCAGAACGCTCGAAACCGGCGCCTGCGGACGTTGCCGGTCTCAAGCAGGACAGCGCAGGGCAAGACGGCACAGGTGCGGACAGCGCCAGGAAGGAGCCGGCGGTGGCTTCGGCGCCATCCATCCTGCCGCCCGGCAAGGAGATCGAGCAATACAGGTTTGCCATCGGCGAATTGCGGCAGGCGCGCTACGACCGGGCCGCCGAAGCGTTCCAGGAATTCCTGCGCCGCCATCCCAAGGGCCGGTTCGCCGGAAACGCCTACTACTGGCTGGGCGAAACATATTACGCGCAACAGAATTACCGGCTGGCGGCCATCCGCTTCGCTGACGGTTTCAAGAAATTTCCCAAGCACCCCAAGGCGCCGGACAATCTGTTGAAACTCGGAATGTCCATGGCGCATCTCAAGAAGACCAAGGAAGCCTGCGCGAGCTGGGCCGAGTTGAAGCGCCGCTATCCGTCTGCGCCGAGCTATGTCAAACGCAAGGCGGCCCAGGAACGGAAGAAGCTTGGCTGCCGGGTCTGA
- the pal gene encoding peptidoglycan-associated lipoprotein Pal, translated as MKLRLALVVLAIGLASVSCSTKSKDSAGSNRVSESELARPGPGRSWQDYTAPSRNGYSDRVFFAYDRFDLDDGAQATIRAWSEWLRAHGDASILVEGHADERGTREYNLGLGAKRATAIRDMLIALGVSAGRIRTVSYGKERPAVAGDDESAFQQNRRGVARPSTGGA; from the coding sequence ATGAAACTGAGACTTGCGTTGGTCGTGCTCGCGATCGGCCTCGCGTCCGTTAGCTGCAGCACGAAATCCAAGGACAGCGCCGGGAGCAACCGGGTGAGCGAATCCGAACTGGCGCGGCCGGGACCCGGACGAAGCTGGCAGGATTATACCGCGCCATCCCGGAACGGTTACAGCGACCGCGTCTTCTTCGCTTACGACCGCTTCGATCTCGACGACGGCGCCCAGGCCACGATCCGGGCCTGGTCGGAATGGCTGCGCGCCCATGGCGATGCCAGCATCCTGGTCGAGGGACACGCCGACGAGCGCGGCACGCGGGAATACAATCTGGGCCTGGGTGCCAAACGGGCGACCGCCATTCGCGACATGCTGATCGCCCTGGGCGTGAGTGCCGGGCGCATCCGCACCGTCTCCTACGGCAAGGAACGGCCGGCGGTCGCGGGTGACGACGAAAGCGCCTTTCAGCAGAACCGGCGCGGCGTCGCCCGGCCCAGCACCGGCGGGGCATAG
- the tolQ gene encoding protein TolQ, with protein sequence MAVIERADWIVKGVIAVLVVASIWSWAVIFEKLMLLHRINGRATRFENRFWAGGSVDELYADVGDRPNNPMAAIFAAAMREWKRSTGDESGNRSLRGSLGDRIDRVMHVTLTREMSRSERFLGSLASIGATAPFVGLFGTVWGIMRAFQDIAIQKNTNLATVAPGIAEALFATALGLLAAIPAVVAYNKLSGDLDRYAHRLEGFSGEFSAIVSRELDNSGG encoded by the coding sequence CTGGCCGTGATCGAACGGGCCGACTGGATCGTCAAGGGCGTGATCGCCGTCCTGGTCGTCGCCTCGATCTGGTCCTGGGCCGTCATCTTCGAGAAACTGATGCTGCTGCACCGGATCAACGGCCGGGCGACCCGCTTCGAGAACCGGTTCTGGGCCGGCGGTTCGGTCGACGAACTCTATGCCGATGTCGGCGACCGGCCGAACAATCCGATGGCCGCCATATTCGCCGCCGCCATGCGGGAGTGGAAACGCTCGACCGGCGACGAGTCCGGCAACCGGTCGTTGCGCGGAAGCCTGGGCGACCGGATCGACCGGGTCATGCATGTCACGCTGACCCGGGAAATGAGCCGCTCGGAGCGTTTCCTCGGTTCGCTCGCGTCGATCGGGGCCACGGCGCCCTTCGTCGGCCTGTTCGGCACCGTCTGGGGCATCATGCGCGCGTTCCAGGACATCGCGATCCAGAAGAACACCAACCTGGCGACGGTGGCGCCGGGCATCGCCGAGGCCCTGTTCGCAACGGCGCTCGGGCTGCTGGCGGCGATTCCGGCGGTCGTGGCCTATAACAAGCTGTCGGGAGACCTGGACCGCTACGCCCACCGGCTGGAAGGCTTCTCGGGCGAGTTCAGCGCGATCGTGTCGCGCGAACTCGACAACAGCGGAGGCTGA